In Tachypleus tridentatus isolate NWPU-2018 chromosome 7, ASM421037v1, whole genome shotgun sequence, a genomic segment contains:
- the LOC143256149 gene encoding small ribosomal subunit protein uS11, with amino-acid sequence MAPRKGKQKEDQPVLALGPQALEGENVFGVAHIYASFNDTFVHVTDLSGRETIARVTGGMKVKADRDEASPYAAMLAAQDVAEKCKTIGITALHIKLRATGGTRTKTPGPGAQSALRALARSGMKIGRIEDVTPIPSDSTRRKGGRRGRRL; translated from the exons ATGGCTCCACGTAAAGGAAAGCAAAAGGAAGATCAACCTGTTTTAGCCCTAGGTCCTCAGGCTCTCGAAGGAGAAAATGTCTTTGGTGTGGCTCACATCTATGCTAGTTTCAATGATACTTTTGTCCACGTTACAGATCTTTCAGGAAG AGAGACTATTGCCCGTGTGACAGGAGGTATGAAGGTAAAGGCTGACAGAGATGAAGCATCTCCTTATGCAGCCATGTTAGCAGCCCAAGATGTTGCTGAAAAGTGCAAAACAATTGGAATAACAGCTTTGCATATTAAGCTGAGAGCCACTGGTGGAACCAG gACAAAAACACCTGGACCTGGTGCCCAGTCAGCTCTTAGAGCATTAGCTCGATCTGGAATGAAGATTGGACGAATTG AGGATGTGACTCCTATTCCATCAGACAGCACAAGAAGGAAGGGTGGTCGCCGGGGCCGACGTTTGTAA